One part of the Streptomyces ferrugineus genome encodes these proteins:
- a CDS encoding hydrophobic protein has translation MVPILLVLLLAVILFGAGFALEVLWWIALVVLVVWLLGFLMRGTTAAGGRGRWYRW, from the coding sequence ATGGTTCCTATTCTGCTCGTACTGCTGCTTGCTGTGATTCTCTTCGGTGCCGGATTCGCACTGGAGGTCCTGTGGTGGATCGCGCTCGTAGTGCTGGTCGTGTGGCTCCTGGGATTCCTGATGCGCGGCACGACCGCGGCGGGAGGCAGGGGTCGCTGGTATCGGTGGTGA
- a CDS encoding gas vesicle protein K: MTSPHHRPTRRDRLDLDPDTVERDLVKLVLTVVELLRQLMERQALRRFDEGDLSEEQEERIGLTLMLLEERMTELRERYGLRPEDLNLDLGPLGPLLPRK; encoded by the coding sequence GTGACCTCACCGCACCACCGGCCGACCCGTCGCGACCGACTGGACCTCGATCCCGACACCGTGGAGCGCGACCTCGTCAAACTCGTCCTGACGGTCGTGGAGTTGCTCCGCCAGCTCATGGAGCGCCAGGCGCTGCGCCGCTTCGACGAGGGCGATCTGAGCGAGGAGCAGGAGGAGCGGATCGGGCTGACGCTGATGCTGCTGGAGGAGCGCATGACCGAGCTGCGCGAGCGCTACGGGCTGCGGCCCGAGGACCTGAATCTGGACCTCGGGCCGCTGGGACCGCTACTTCCCAGGAAGTGA
- a CDS encoding gas vesicle protein, which produces MTVVERREIALVDLLDRLLAGGVVVTGDITLRIADVDLVRIDLNALISSVNEQVPSPWGESS; this is translated from the coding sequence GTGACCGTCGTCGAACGACGCGAGATCGCCCTGGTGGACCTGCTCGACCGGCTGCTCGCCGGGGGCGTCGTCGTCACGGGGGACATCACCCTGCGCATCGCCGACGTCGACCTCGTCCGCATCGACCTGAACGCGCTGATCAGCTCCGTCAACGAGCAGGTCCCGTCGCCCTGGGGGGAGTCGTCGTGA
- a CDS encoding GvpL/GvpF family gas vesicle protein yields MTGLRYVYAVCRPFRSALQAQLTGVAGAPPKQLTHHGLVAVVGTVPEADFTEAALRAHLEDLDWLTATARAHQQVIDALTAVTTPLPLRLATVFRDDSGVRTMMEAREEDFRRVLDRLEGQVEWGVKVYVETDAAESAEAAEPGRPEAKAESGRDYLRRRRMQTRAREDVWQHATAFAGRLHEKLSAFAEDSRLHAPQSAALSGASGQNVLNAAYLVPRADSEEFVELVDREKDDAPGIRVELTGPWAAYSFTGEFGEDSEVER; encoded by the coding sequence ATGACCGGACTGCGCTACGTCTACGCCGTGTGCCGCCCCTTCCGCTCCGCCCTCCAGGCGCAGCTGACCGGGGTGGCCGGGGCGCCGCCGAAGCAGCTGACGCACCACGGCCTGGTCGCCGTCGTCGGCACGGTGCCGGAGGCGGACTTCACCGAGGCGGCGCTGCGCGCCCATCTGGAGGACCTCGACTGGCTCACCGCGACGGCCCGCGCCCATCAGCAGGTCATCGACGCGCTCACGGCCGTCACCACACCGCTGCCGCTGCGGCTCGCCACCGTCTTCCGGGACGACAGCGGCGTACGGACCATGATGGAGGCCCGCGAGGAGGACTTCCGGCGCGTCCTCGACCGGCTGGAGGGGCAGGTGGAGTGGGGCGTCAAGGTGTACGTCGAGACGGACGCCGCCGAATCCGCCGAGGCCGCGGAGCCCGGCCGGCCCGAGGCGAAGGCCGAGTCGGGCCGCGACTATCTGCGCCGGCGCCGTATGCAGACCCGCGCCCGTGAGGACGTATGGCAGCATGCCACCGCGTTCGCCGGACGGCTGCACGAAAAGCTCTCCGCATTCGCCGAGGATTCCCGGCTGCACGCCCCGCAGAGTGCGGCGCTTTCCGGTGCCTCCGGGCAGAATGTGCTCAACGCCGCCTATCTGGTGCCGCGCGCGGATTCCGAGGAATTCGTGGAACTGGTGGACCGGGAGAAGGACGACGCCCCCGGAATACGGGTCGAGCTCACCGGACCGTGGGCGGCGTATTCCTTTACCGGGGAGTTCGGGGAGGATTCGGAGGTGGAGCGGTGA
- a CDS encoding gas vesicle protein — MTMPSRLPEPYGQGSGANLADILERVLDKGVVIAGDIRINLLDIELLTVKLRLIVASVDKAKEMGIDWWEDDPALSSRARRNELARENAELRERLARLEPGREQEEAP; from the coding sequence ATGACGATGCCCAGTCGGCTCCCCGAGCCCTATGGCCAGGGCAGCGGAGCCAACCTCGCGGACATCCTGGAAAGGGTGCTCGACAAGGGTGTGGTCATCGCGGGTGACATCCGGATCAATCTGCTCGACATCGAACTCCTCACCGTCAAGCTCCGCCTCATCGTCGCCTCGGTCGACAAGGCGAAGGAGATGGGTATCGACTGGTGGGAGGACGACCCGGCCCTGTCCTCGCGCGCCCGCCGCAACGAACTCGCCCGGGAGAACGCCGAGTTGCGCGAGCGGCTGGCCCGGCTGGAGCCCGGCCGGGAGCAGGAGGAGGCCCCATGA